The window CAGATTTTTCCTTTTGGATTGGACGATTGTTCTCCAGGAGCTGCTCTATCAATGGGTTGTAGTTTTGGTGATTTTGCAAGGCTGAAGTCCTCATGGGTCAGGACCTTGCTTTTGGCAGCCTTCCTCTTTGTGCTGATGATGTTTGCTATAAAGTCTTTCCCCCATCTCCTCAACCCCATGGCTTTTAAAAGATCGCCTTCACCTCAACCTTCATTGCCCCGAGCGAACAGCCTCACCCGTTATCAAAATGAGACCCGCCAGCAACTTCCTCATGTTATAATTTTTGGGGTGCCAAAGGCAGGGACATACGCGCTGTTGAGAATGCTCAGCCTTCACAGTGGAGTGGCAGCACCTCTGAGGGAGGTGCACTTCTTTGACTTGGAAAGTAACTATGATATGGGGGATTCTTGGTATGTCAGCCAAATGCCCTACGCCTTCCCTGACCAGCTGACATTAGAGAAGACAGCTAGTTACTTCGCCGCTAGCaatgtccctgaacgcatccaTCAGATGAACCCTGACATCAAGCTGCTACTCATCGTCAGAGAGCCCACAGACCGGGTGGTGTCAGGGTACACCCATGCATTGTACAAGGATATCATGAAGCACAGGATTACCAAGACCTTTGAGGAATTTCTGTTGAATGATGGTCAACTCGATCTGGAATACAAGGGTCTCAATCATAGCTTGTACTATGCTCACATGCAGAACTGGCTCAAGTACTTCCCACTTAAAAACTTTCACATTGTGGATGGGGATGAGTTGGTCAAGGACCCCGTACCAGAGATGAAAAAGGTGGAGAGATTCTTACGGCTGGAACCACAAATAAATTCTTCATTTTTTGTCTTCAATGAAGAAAAAGGTTTCTACTGTTTGAAGGAACATGGACAAGaacaatgtttaaataaaaaaaaaggcagggcTCACCCTTATGTGGAGCCTGATATCCTCCAGAAGCTCCACCAGTTCTTTCATGAACCCAACAAGAGGTTCTTTAAGCTTGTGGGTCGTACGTTCAACTGGaaatgaatgtctgtgtgtCAGTAATTTGGTGAAGAGTTGATTGAGGATGATCTCTAAgaactgggggtgggggggtcgtgACCGTGACTGTTTGTGCTTTGCTttagcatttcctttttctGAATTTGTAATtctcattaaataaaaatctttGTGGAATTAAAAATATTCTGAGGTTTATGATttactaaaaatatttttttattgttacattttatgcTTTTCTATACAATTTAACACCACGTTACAACCTTTGGAGTGGACCCAAGCCTCTTATGGGTACCAGTCATTTCTAAATCACTTGGTTGAAAAGTGATTCCTGAGTGACATCAAGTGGTAGGAAAATATATTCTGAAAATATCCCCCAGCACCAGTCATGTCTCTCTCAGTACCTGCCGTGAAGAGAAAGGCTGGCAACGAGCACACACAATTCCAGCAAAAGTGTGTGGCGTTGggaatatggggccaaacggtccgacctttgcctacaacgccactttaggacttgcaacctaaagatctatttttttgttcctttggtccccagctcattttagcgggtttccccaaccacaggtccgctcacagtgacgaccagcacggcattcaacaattcaaaacatttattaacactctaaaaacttccttaaaaacactccacaaacaaaacaaaaaaatgaaaaggggagacaaggcagtgacagtccacggccaacctgccttcgttggggaaaacacaaagacagggaCGAGGGAatgagggaagggaagcacctacatacgccccccccccccccaatcagtggtagatgggccacaggtgctccctcccacacctgcctgcctaattacaagTCTCTTTTGATATCCAATCTGAAACAGCGTCCATGCACCTTACAGCCCAATAGGATGTGCAGTAAAAGGTATAGACAAGAATCCACAAACAGAATCAAACAGCAAGGCAAATATACAGCAGGACAGATGAGCAGCGGCAGCCAAAACGCACCAGCGTACGCTCCTCAACAATAGAGGTGTaaaactgcaccaacatctgggtcggcagcttgagtttcctcagctgccgcaggaagaacatcctctgctgagcatTCTTGATGAGGGAGTTGATGGTCTGCTCCCTCATCAAGCTGTTTACATTATCGAAGGGAGGAAACACTAGCAAAATGTAAAAGCATTTGCTCACGCAGCATACGATAACTTTGAACAAATGTCGCGTTTTTGAGCAGTTCCGGAGAGAATCTCaacccagcagcagcatcgGCTGCAGTACCTTTCAGCACATATcctctactgcaggtaactaaCTAACACTGCTGTAACAGGCTGTTCTGTGTCTATGTACGTAAGAAAGGAGGCGTGTCCCCTCGTGTTGCAGTAGGGCGGAAGTGAGCAGAGGTTTGACCGCGatgatatatgtgtgtgtgggttcacTCTCGTTtggagaggaataaagggaCCCATCTCATTTATTGTTTCATTATATACACAGTAGTCATGTGTTTCAGTCACGTGACGTTTTTTGTTGTGGGCGCCATCTTGAGGACCTACCAAGGACCTGCGGCTACGCTGTGAGAGATGTTCTCTGTTAAAAATAACTCACCTAACTGCCCTAGAAAAGCAACGGTAGCTACAAAAAATTGACACTTTAGGTTCAGATCCGTATCTACCCTCTAATCAATTGCTGAATCCACTCCGGTCTGCAAAACACCTGCCGGATTTAACTTTTGCGGACAGGTTCCACCTGGTCCACAATCCCTCCCCATCCACTGGCGAAGCCCTCAAAGCATTTACAAGTACAGAAGCTTGCAACTACTTCATGGGCTAAAGATGCTAAACGTCATTATGTGGAGGCTAAAAAAATGTTCGTGATCACAGTGTTAGAATTTTAAGTTATGCATAAACCCATTAAACAGACAGCATCTTACAACTTGGTCCTCAAGATGGCGCTGCGAACGCTGTGTGACGTCACATGAAACCCATGAATAGGTGAACCCTGGATGCTCAGCTACactgcctagcatgttagcactaTTTGTCTGATTGGAAAACCTGTGATTACTAACtgttaactttaaattaattcctTGTCATGCATGACATTTAGATGACATTTAGTAACACACCTGCCTCACCTGATTCAGTCACTCTCTGTGAAGCAGCCATATAATTTCTGCCAATGGCCTCAGAACCACAACACCGAGCAGAGAAGTCTCATCTGATCAGAGGTGGAATTACTGCTGCTGTAAACACTGAACCCAAACCAGCAGGATGCAACACAaatctttttgttattttaacagTCTTTATTAATGCAATCCAACATGACACActctccaaaaaataaaaaattgtaaTCAAACGGTACCTTGTAAGACTAAgcaaatttgacattttcaataaaACAATCAGGAGAACATCTGTTGGTATGTGTGGTCCTGTAATGACTTAGTCCAGATTGTACCCCTATGCGgcgataggctccagcagaaacCTGTGACCCATATTTTGGATTAGTGGCTGAAGACGAgaagacaatgaatgaatgattgctAAAAATTGGTGGTGAACTTATGACTTTTTACCTCCTTCACTCTGACCATCTATTCTTGCAACACACTGGCTGACATTCCAGCTGTCAACCACAGCTATGCAAGttgaaacaaagaaaattaGACATCATATGTTGGCACCGCAGAACATTCTATACATGCTGACATTTACTCCACCCCGAGACGGGGCTTAGGATTTAATGCACCTGCCAAACCTGCTTCAGCTCCACCTCTCCACTATCTGAAGCAGCAATGATATTTTTGTTAAATACTTCAGAATCAAAACACGGAGCACACACCACGGAAAAGTCTCAGCTGATCACAGGTGAGTATTTTGTGCTCTGAGACATCACAGATCTGGGTCTTACATCTGGAACTATTGCTGCTGGGAACACAGAACCTGAACTTGTAAGTCACCACACAaagctgttttttcttttttcttgagaGTCTTTAGCACATTCTGGCATAAgacacttaaaaaaagaagcaaaatcAATCGTTTTCAAAACAGTAGAGGGTGCAATGTTAGTAAAATACTACAATGATTCGATAGAATATATTAAGGTAAAATAAATAGACAGATCTCATCAGGGACCAAGTCATGTAGGCTTTTGTACATCAAGctgttcaaggttcaaggttactttatttgtacctgaaggtagatttgttttgctgtgagataaagttaaaacatccaatatccatttaaaaccagcaaacatacatctAAAATTTATACAAACCGTTAAAACtgctcaaataatatttcatcagcgccagtaaaccaagatgtcataataacaaaataaaataaaaatattctttttttaaacatttttaattaacaaTTCTTACATGAATAGAAACATGTACTAATGGGAgtgaatccatccatccatccatcgtcatccgcttatccggggccgggtcgcgggggcagcagcctaagcagggaaacccagacttccctctccccggccacttcctctagctcttccggggggatcccgaggcgttcccaggccagccgagagacagtctctccaacgtgtcctgggtcttccccgtggtctcctcccggtgggacgtgccctgaacgcctcaccagggaggcgttcaggaggcatcctaaataggtgcccgagccacctcatctggctcctctcaacgcggaggagcagcggctctactccgagctcctcccgggagactgagcttctcaccccagcTCTAAGGgggagcccagccaccctaaggaggaagctcatttcagccgcttgtacccgcaatcttgttctttcggtcactacccaaagctcgtgaccataggtgagggtaggaacgaagattaaccggtaaatcgagagcttcgcctttcggctcagctctctcttcaccatgacggatctgtgcagggtccgcatcactgcagacgctgcaccgatccgtctgtcgatctcccgctccatccttccctcactcgtgaacaagaccccgaggtacttgaactcctccacttggggcaggatctcctccccgacctggagggtgcactccacccttttccgggtgagaaccatggcctcggatttagaggtgctgattctcatcccggccgcttcacatgcggctgcgaaccgatccagtgagagctggagggcacggcctgatgaagccaacaaaagcaaaaagcagcgacccgatcctgaggtcaccaaaccgaaccccgtcaacgccctggctgcacctagaaattctgtccataaaggttatgaacagaatcagccaaacctgctctagcttgctgctctggaacgtactacaagactccttctggactctttttcccatcatgccattcatgtccctccctcttaaagtgatactcccatgttacagcacaggcacaattcctgttcatgtaaaaataattctagaatctggatccagatccggatcaacgccattctcggggaggaccgagccacggacagaacctttcTTGTGTAAAAacttcaagtcgattgggttactagtttttcaGTCGACTAAGACAGCCATATCATTTCTGCCAAACAATTCACGATCACAACACGGAGCAGATGCAGCAGTGAAGTCTCAACTGATCAGAGGTGAGTTTTTCATGAGATATCACAGATCTTCTGACATCTTGAACTATTGCTGCTGGGAACACAAAATCCAAACCAGTGGGACCCAACACAAaaccttttcctttttgtttgacTTCTCTTGATTAACACCAAACTTTCACACTCTAAAAAATACGAAATTGTAATCAATTCAATCAATTtccttttgaaatgtttgtttattaatcTGCATGTTTGCTGTGTTGCATTCGTTAATTCTACCTCATAACAAGACATTTAAAGGaactcagctgctgcagatatTGATTGCAAAACCACGACCTTTTCAAGAAGAAGCCCTTGTAAAATGGCAATGCTgaaactggaaatgactcaagTCAACTACTTTCTTTAATTTACTGTCTCTTAAGTCCCACGTCCCTTGAATTCCCAGTTTAACTCTATTATCACCTTTCAGTACACTCCGTGATCAAATCACAGTCACTATCACACTCTTAAAATAGGCAAAATAGGACGACACTACGGAAATAACCTACGCCGCTTACTTAACATCGTCTCCCATCAAAAACAGTGTAAAATTATGACTACAGTATTATCATTAGATGCCCAAAAGGCATTTGATCGAGTGTCCTGGAAATACTTAATTCAAACACTAAAAAGATTTAAATTTGGTCCTAAATTTATAGATTGGATTGAAACAATTTATTCTTCACCCCAGGCAGCTGTTAGAGTTAATGGGTTCCGATCGGAAAGGTTTACATTAGAGCGTGGTTGCAGACAAGGCTGTCCAATGTCACCCTTGCTCTTTGCTCTAAGTATTGAGCCGTTAGCTCAACTTATTAGAAATGAAGATAATATTAAAGGCGTATTAATCGGCAATGAATTGCATAAAATATCcttatatgctgatgacgtcCTTTTATATCTGACAGATCTACCCACGACTGTCCCATGTTTACTTGAAAAGTTAACATCGTATGCATATTACTCAGGGTATAAAATCAATGTCGATAAGACTGAGGCCATGGATGTTTTGGGGAACATCCCACCGGATTTAAAACGGCAAAGCGGCTTTCATTGGCCTAAAAAAGGCAtaaagtacttgggcattaatattcCTCTTTCATTAGACAATCTGTTTGACACAAATTATGGTAGACtaattaatataataaaaagtgatttggaTCGCTGGTCTGCGTTACCCCTGTCCCTCTTAGGCCGTATAGAATCAGTCCGCATGAATGTCCTACCCAGGCtcctatatttatttcaaatgctaccAATCGAAATACCCAAGTCAACATTTGAAGGATtagataaaataatttcaaaattcATATGGCAAGGAAAGTGCcctcgaataaaatataaaactctccaaggatttaaggaagagggaggccttaatcttcctagctttaaatattatttctggGCCACACAACTAAAATCACTgatttcatatataaaaaatgatgctgatacAAGATGGTTAAGCATTGAACAGAAGATGTGCACTGACCCACTACAGGCATTGCCATTTGCTGACATTCCATCTAAGGGGTTAGCAGAGTGGACTAAATTCACTCTTGACATTTGGAAGAGAATCAGGATTACTTTTAAGTTACCAACCAACATCTCTATACTGTCTAGCATTGGTTATATTAAATCCTTTACACCAGGCAAGATGGACACAGGCTTCCTAAAATGGGCTGACCATGGTCTTATTTACATACACCAGTTAATTGATAAGgattgtttattgtcattcgatCAGCTGAGCAGAAAATACCAACTTGACAAAAACGACTTCTTTAGATACCTGCAAATACGATCTTTCTTAGTGTCTCATACAGATTGGAAAAAAGTGCTGGAACCATCGGCCATTGAAAAATTTCTTATACCATTTCAAAAACAAGAAGGAGATCAATAAGTAATTACAAagctatataaaatatttaagtcAATGACTCAAAACAAGCCCATTTTGGCGAGGCAGAGATGGGAGGCGGAGGTGTCACAAAATATATCTGACGAATTATGGAAAGAGGCATGTATAGCGGCACACCAGACTACAAATTCAAATACATGGAGAgaattcaaatggaaaatactCAGCAGATATTTTAGGACTCCAGACATTGTAGCTAAAATGACACCGAATATACCAAGTCTATGCTGGAGAAACTGCGGCACGGATGTGCCTAATCATacacacatattctggtcatgtcctaaaatacaacatttttggGACGAGGTGTATACTGCCATAAACCGGATCCTTCAGTTTGAAATACcgagggatgtgacggtggctgttctgggtattactccaccagggcTGCTAGGACGATCTGCAACCTACCTTTTATCCATCCTTTTTACAGCAGCCCTGAAATGCATTACAAtttcatggatgaagacagagccACCGTCGCTTAAcatttggaaagtaaaactgaaagaactttacgaaatggaaaaaataacttACTCACTACGACTGCAATTACACATCTTCGTAAAACGATGGCGACCAGCAGAAGGCTTCTTAATGTAAAAACTAACCAAAAGGATAAGGGGTCATGTATACCTGGGTGTGCCGccactgtaattaagatttcttttttcattatataggaatttaacctaaaaatcttaatgtggatatgctgtcttactatgttatattatgtatcaTGTGGATAAGAATACTGAtgttaaatgctctgttgctgttaaaaaattgaaataaaatctaagtgggaaaaaaaaaaaaataggcaaAATAATCAAACTAAGTTAAATGAATTGAGCATTTACTGAACATGTAAACAATCAAACATACCGTATTGACCCgaatataatacgaccccctctttttcaagactcaagtttgaaaaaatactttttgaacaccaaactcgatttttatacagaaaataattgcagtacatctgaaacaaatgattataacaacaTATTccagagaaaatgttattttgcctcattcaaatcatgcaaaaactgtctcacatctgcatttaaatatgtgaactaaagtgcaatcacatttgtaaatgactggcttctggtttttaaaatgtaaataaaccaatctactgtgataaaacaacaaaattgcaatcactgcatgaaccatcaaggTGAAGTCTGTAACAAATTGGTTGGGAGACATCGGGGAGATCGCTGTTCTCCAGCGGCTGGAGGCTGCTtgtcctccggggttaacttccagacttcacGCTGGGGAAGAAGGCTGAAGTGCAGCAATACAAGATGGACACGCCAGAcggacgtgctgaatcactgaagctgctttattttacttgcactgttcaACAAAACTCCTTTTCCTCcgctatcgctcgcatatctctgtctcctcgtTCTTTCTGTCGCCGCtccgtgctctctctctctttctcactcactAACTCGCTCCCGGGGGGAGGGGCGCACACCCCAgctggacgcacacacacatctcacaacatatgaataaggaaaaacatctcaataaaataatgacaggCGTTCGCTTTGGCCTTGGGAGTTACGTTCAGCATTTGCTGTAAAGACATCTGGCTCCATCGAGCGTTctgaatgggtataatgtctagacagCAAATGTAAGACGACTCCCACTTTTCCAGTcttatttcaatgcaaaaacCACCGTcatatattcgggccaatacggtatattCCGTATGTTCCGATACGTCACTCCGGAGTagaagcataatgacaataaaaaacgAATCCAAATCTCTAATCTCTTAAACACATTTACTGCTTAAAGTTTTTTCTTCGAATCATGCAAATACTGCTGGAAAGAGTTTTTATGTGCAGCGAATGAAGTTAAATAGCTTTCAAGAATGTAAGACGCTGCTGCTTTCACATCATGATCAGAAAATCTATATTGATAGAAGATGCTGCATATTTGTTGGATGTGTTTTGTCTCTGCCATTTATTGACCATTGTATCCTCATCAAAGCTGCTTTCTCCCCTTGTAGTCACTTCTGCTGGCAGAGAAGAAGCAGATTTTTCCTTTTGGATTGGACGATTGTCCTCCAGGAGCTGCTCTATCAATGGGTTGTAGTTTTGGTGATTTTTCAAGGCTGAAGTCCTCATGGGTCAGGACTTTGCTTTTGGCAGCCTTCCTCTTTGTGCTGATGATGTTTGCTATAAAGTCTTCCCCCCATCTCCTCAACCCCATGGCTTTTAAAAGATCGCCTTCACCTCAATCTTCATTGCCCCGAGCGAACAGCCTCACCCGTTATCAAAATGAGACCCTCCAGCAACTTCCTCATGTTATAATTATTGGGGTGCCAAAGGCAGGGACATATGCGCTGTTGAGAATGCTCAGCCTTCACAGTGGAGTGGCAACAACTGAGTGGGAGGTGCACTTCTTTGACTTGGAAAGTAACTATGAGATGGGTTATTCTTGGTATGTCAGCAAAATGCCCTACGCCTTCCCTGACCAGCTGACAGTAGAGCAGACAGCTATTTACTTCCCCACTAGCaatgtccctgaacgcatccaTCAGATGAACCCTGACATCAAGCTGCTACTCATCGTCAGAGAGCCCACAGACCGGGTGGTGTCAGGGTACACCCATGGATTGTACATGGATATTGCCAACCACAGAATCATCAAGCCCATTGAGGACTTTCTTTTCAAAGATGGTCAACTCGATCTGGAATTCAAGGGTCTCAATTATAGCTTGTACTATGTTCACATGCAGAACTGGCTCAAGTACTTCCCACTTAAAAACTTTCACATTGTGGATGGGGATGAGTTGGTCAAGGACCCCGTACCAGAGATGAAAAAGGTGGAGAGATTCTTAGGGCTGGAACCACAAATAAATTCTTCATTTTTTGTcttcaatgaaaaaaaaggtttctacTGTTTGAAGGAACATGGACAAGAACAGTGTTTAAGCACGGAAAAAGGCAGGGCTCACCCTTATGTGGAGCCTGACATCCTCCAGAAGCTCCACCAGTTCTTTCATGAACCCAACAAGAGGTTCTTTAAGCTTGTGGGTCATACGTTCAACTGGaaatgaatgtctgtgtgtCAGTAATTTGGTGAAGAGTTGATTGAGGATAATCTCTAAgaactgggggtgggggggtcgtgACCGTGTTTCTCAAGAACTATATCACACTGCGTGGTCGGCACTTAAATAATAGGAAGTCATTAATTCTTTCATATGTGATGTTTATCTACAGTAaggctgcacaaaaaaaaacctcttggGAAGATTCTGTTTAATATAAAAATTGTACCGTAAAATTACGGGGTTAGAGTTAGTCCTGAGCCGCTGCCACAATGGGCCAACGTAACCCAATGTTTCTAAGatgcatgattttttttcaatggtGGAGGGAAACCAGATAATCTGGACGAAAATCCCATTCAGACACAGAGAACACGGAAACGCTACACAGAACAGCCATGTTGGGAATTCTGCGATTAGAACCCatgaccatcttgctgtgaggtaacagcgctaaccactatgccattGTCCTGTTTAATTGTCAGTATCAAGTTAAGTTCAAAGGACATGATCcaaatgcagacaaaatgaCAAACGTTCTTTTAAACATAAAAACCAAAACCATTAAATCTTcaacaatgtaataataaacCTGTTTTCTACTTCCTCATCACTCAAACAAAAAGAACACCACACTTGTAAAACTTGGAAATGTACAGAAGATGCACCAGTGGAACAAGTATTTCTTCTCACTCAGTCTGCTGTAATTATCTGTTTGTGCTTTGCTTTAGCATTTCCATTTTCTGCATTTGTAATTCTTATTAAATAAAAGTCTTTGTGCAattaaaaatattctgtggTTTATGATCTACTGAAATGCTCACTTTTTTTAATCGTTATATTTTATGCTTTTCTGTACAATTAAACACCACGTTACACATTACATTTCctcttgaaatgtttgtttattgatctgcatgtttgCTGTGTTGCATTCGTTAATTCTACCtcataacaaaacatttaaaggaactcagctgctgcagatatTATTGATTGCAAAAACACGACCTTTTC of the Brachionichthys hirsutus isolate HB-005 chromosome 6, CSIRO-AGI_Bhir_v1, whole genome shotgun sequence genome contains:
- the LOC137895005 gene encoding heparan sulfate glucosamine 3-O-sulfotransferase 1-like gives rise to the protein MGCSFGDFARLKSSWVRTLLLAAFLFVLMMFAIKSFPHLLNPMAFKRSPSPQPSLPRANSLTRYQNETRQQLPHVIIFGVPKAGTYALLRMLSLHSGVAAPLREVHFFDLESNYDMGDSWYVSQMPYAFPDQLTLEKTASYFAASNVPERIHQMNPDIKLLLIVREPTDRVVSGYTHALYKDIMKHRITKTFEEFLLNDGQLDLEYKGLNHSLYYAHMQNWLKYFPLKNFHIVDGDELVKDPVPEMKKVERFLRLEPQINSSFFVFNEEKGFYCLKEHGQEQCLNKKKGRAHPYVEPDILQKLHQFFHEPNKRFFKLVGRTFNWK
- the LOC137895183 gene encoding heparan sulfate glucosamine 3-O-sulfotransferase 1-like codes for the protein MGCSFGDFSRLKSSWVRTLLLAAFLFVLMMFAIKSSPHLLNPMAFKRSPSPQSSLPRANSLTRYQNETLQQLPHVIIIGVPKAGTYALLRMLSLHSGVATTEWEVHFFDLESNYEMGYSWYVSKMPYAFPDQLTVEQTAIYFPTSNVPERIHQMNPDIKLLLIVREPTDRVVSGYTHGLYMDIANHRIIKPIEDFLFKDGQLDLEFKGLNYSLYYVHMQNWLKYFPLKNFHIVDGDELVKDPVPEMKKVERFLGLEPQINSSFFVFNEKKGFYCLKEHGQEQCLSTEKGRAHPYVEPDILQKLHQFFHEPNKRFFKLVGHTFNWK